A segment of the Allosaccharopolyspora coralli genome:
CCGTCGGTACCGATGCCTTCCGAAGCGATCGCCGCCAGAACTCTGTCGCTGTAGTAGTCGTCACCCACGGCCGTCATGTAGTCGACCGCGACCCGGTCAGGACTGCTGCATCGGCTCAGGTAGGCGGCCGTGTTGAACGTGTCCCCGGCGCAGCCGAGACGGAGCACGTGCTCGTCGATGTGCGTGAGTTCGATCATGCATTCACCGATCGCCAGGAGGCGCGTCGGCGTGGCGCTGCCCTCACCAGTCATGCATCGCTCCGTCCCGCAGCCGGTTCACCGGCAGGTACTTCGGCGAGTACGGGTACTTCGCCGCCGCTTCCTCGTCGATCTCGATGCCGAGCCCGGGAGCGTCACCGGGATGCATGTAGCCGTCCCGGAACTCGTAGTTGGTGCGGAACACCTCGCTCGCAGGGTCCAGGTGTCCCATGTACTCCTGGATTCCGAAGTTCGGCACCGTCATGTCGAGATGCAACGCGGAAGCGAAGGACACCGGGGAGAGGTCCCCCGCTCCGTGCGAACCGCTGCGGACTCCGTACAGGGACGCGAGGTCGAACACCTTGCGCAGGTGGGTGATTCCTCCCGTGTGGGACACCGACGTGCGGATGTAGTCGATGAGACGCTCGGTGATGAGGTGCTGGCAGTCCCAGATGGTGTTGAACACCTCGCCGACCGCGATCGGCGTGGTGGTGTGCTGCCGGATCGTGCGGAACGCGGTCTGGTCCTCCGCCGGGGTCGGGTCCTCGATCCAGAACATCCGGTACGGCTCAAGCGATTTGCCCAGCTGGGCGGCTTCGAGCGGTGAGAGCCGGTGGTGCACGTCGTGCAGCAGGTGAAAGTCGTAGCCGAACCGTTCGCGCACCGCCGCCATCATGGTGGGCGCGAAGTCGAGATAAGCGGGCGTGTCCCAGACGTTGTCGGTCGGCATCGCGGCGTCGGCGGGCTCGTAGGTCCGGCCCGAGCCCGGATGGTGCAGGCCGTAAGTACTGTCCAGGCCCGGCACCGCCGCCTGAACCCGGATCGCCCGGTATCCGGCGTCACGGTAGCGCTGCACGTCCTCGAGCAGCTCGTCGATGTTTCCTCCGCTGGCGTGGCCGTAGATCATCACGCCGTCGCGCGCCGCCCCGCCGAGCAACTGGTACACCGGCTTGCCGGTCTCCTTGCCGAGGATGTCCCACAGCGCGCAGTCGACGGCGGCGATCGCGGTCATGGTGACCGGGCCGCGCCTCCAGTACGCGCCCCGGTACAGGTACTGCCAGATGTCGTTGATCCGCCCGGCGTCCCGCCCGATCAGCAGCGGGCACACGTGGTCCCGCAGGTACGACACGACGGCCATCTCGCGGCCGTTGAGCGTCGCGTCCCCGAGCCCGGTCACCCCGTCCTCGGTGGTGATCTTCAGTGTGACGTAGTTGCGCCCCGGTGCGGTGACGATGACGTCGGCGGAGCTGATCCTCATGCGTTCTCCCTTGCCATGACGGCGATTTTGAGGTGGCGACGGTCGTCGAGCGCGGTGCGGACGGCCTCGTCGGCGCGGTGCAGCGGGAATCGGGCGGTCAGCAGCCGAGCCAGGTCGACCCGCCCGCGATCGACCAGCGACACGGCCGTGGCGAAGGCGCCCGGCCCGTACCGGAAGCACCCGCGCACGTCGATCTCCCACCGCTGCGCGGTGACGAGCAGCTCGGGCGCCGGGGGTCGCGGTGCGGGCACCCCGACGAGTGCTGCCGTCCCGCCGGGAACCAGACTGTTCACAGTGGAGAGTGCTTCCGGCGATCCCGAGCACTCCAGCAGTTGGGTGAACTCCACGCCAGGATCGCCGTCCCGCAGGTCGACGACTTCGTCGGCACCGGCTCCCGTCGCGGAGGCGAGTCTGTCCGGGGCGACGTCGCCGAGGACGATGCGCGCGGCGCCCGCGGCGCGGGCGGCGGCGACGGCCAGCTGCCCGATCGGTCCGGCACCGGTGATCAGCACTCGCGAACCGCTGGTGATCTCCGCGCGGTGCGCCGCCCAGCACACCACCGCCAGCGGCTCGACGAGCGCGGCCTCGGTCACGTCCATGCCGGGCGGAACCCGGTGCACGAGCTCGCTGTCGGCGACCACGGTGTCGCGGACCGTGCCGTGAGTCGGCGGCGAACCGAAACACCGGCCCGACGGACACAGGTTGTAGCGACCGGAGACACAGGTGGGACACCGCCTGCACGGCCGCGCCGGTTCGACGGCCACGAGGGTTCCGAGCAGTTCGGGATCCGCGTCCGGCGCCACCTCGCTGACCACACCCGCGGTCTCGTGGCCGAGCACCGTCGGCGACCGAAGCACGTTCGGACCGTTGCGGCCGTCGG
Coding sequences within it:
- the manD gene encoding D-mannonate dehydratase ManD, with the protein product MRISSADVIVTAPGRNYVTLKITTEDGVTGLGDATLNGREMAVVSYLRDHVCPLLIGRDAGRINDIWQYLYRGAYWRRGPVTMTAIAAVDCALWDILGKETGKPVYQLLGGAARDGVMIYGHASGGNIDELLEDVQRYRDAGYRAIRVQAAVPGLDSTYGLHHPGSGRTYEPADAAMPTDNVWDTPAYLDFAPTMMAAVRERFGYDFHLLHDVHHRLSPLEAAQLGKSLEPYRMFWIEDPTPAEDQTAFRTIRQHTTTPIAVGEVFNTIWDCQHLITERLIDYIRTSVSHTGGITHLRKVFDLASLYGVRSGSHGAGDLSPVSFASALHLDMTVPNFGIQEYMGHLDPASEVFRTNYEFRDGYMHPGDAPGLGIEIDEEAAAKYPYSPKYLPVNRLRDGAMHDW
- a CDS encoding alcohol dehydrogenase catalytic domain-containing protein, which gives rise to MTNELAAVLHDARDLRIEEIPPEPLHAGAVRVTVAATGLCGSDLHYYADGRNGPNVLRSPTVLGHETAGVVSEVAPDADPELLGTLVAVEPARPCRRCPTCVSGRYNLCPSGRCFGSPPTHGTVRDTVVADSELVHRVPPGMDVTEAALVEPLAVVCWAAHRAEITSGSRVLITGAGPIGQLAVAAARAAGAARIVLGDVAPDRLASATGAGADEVVDLRDGDPGVEFTQLLECSGSPEALSTVNSLVPGGTAALVGVPAPRPPAPELLVTAQRWEIDVRGCFRYGPGAFATAVSLVDRGRVDLARLLTARFPLHRADEAVRTALDDRRHLKIAVMARENA